Proteins found in one Amycolatopsis umgeniensis genomic segment:
- a CDS encoding PadR family transcriptional regulator: protein MDDLTEMLKGTLEGCVLQIVGGEETYGYAITRRLNELGFADVVEGTVYTILLRLEKNGLVQVTKRPSGQGPPRKFYALNDAGRAQLATFWAKWEYVTSRIDKLKEGGE, encoded by the coding sequence ATGGACGATCTGACCGAGATGCTGAAGGGCACGCTCGAGGGTTGCGTGCTGCAGATCGTCGGCGGCGAGGAGACCTACGGGTACGCCATCACGCGTCGCTTGAACGAACTCGGCTTCGCCGACGTCGTCGAGGGGACGGTGTACACCATTTTGCTGCGGCTGGAGAAGAACGGGCTGGTCCAGGTGACGAAACGGCCGTCCGGGCAAGGACCCCCGCGCAAGTTCTACGCGCTCAATGACGCGGGGCGTGCACAGCTCGCGACGTTCTGGGCGAAGTGGGAGTACGTCACATCGCGGATCGACAAGCTCAAGGAGGGCGGGGAATGA
- a CDS encoding cytochrome P450, which produces MSLEEIFAFHAQEVGPVRFAESFGGWVVTRYADVDRVLTDHEVFSSDELRHSTQAIPHSSNPLLRGLQAMDPPRHHVLRRVVSQVFTPRAVSSLEPSITAKVDALLASAGPSFDLIGEVAYPLSVHTIAGLLGVQPSRWPDFVRWTEAITSFFGTSTVDEARQTAFGEALTEMGDYFREEFERPSGIIATLMTSDLTEYELIDFCALLLINGHETTKTLLVNAVLCLVSQAKPSDIGLAGEEVLRYLPPTGGTDRFVTRPTTLGGRELRAGERVVAMITAANRDPEVFADPQTFDPDRKPNPHLSFGHGIHFCLGAHLARMEVRIALAALLRRSWRITDLDTHRTPVGIDILKATLTITS; this is translated from the coding sequence ATGTCCCTCGAGGAGATCTTCGCTTTCCATGCGCAAGAGGTGGGCCCGGTGCGGTTCGCCGAGTCGTTCGGCGGCTGGGTGGTCACCCGGTACGCGGACGTGGACAGAGTGCTCACCGATCACGAGGTGTTCTCCTCTGACGAGTTGCGCCACAGCACCCAAGCGATCCCGCACAGCTCGAACCCGTTGTTGCGTGGCTTGCAGGCCATGGATCCGCCCCGGCATCACGTGTTGCGCCGAGTGGTCAGCCAGGTTTTCACGCCACGGGCTGTGTCTTCGCTGGAGCCGTCGATCACGGCGAAGGTCGACGCTCTGCTCGCTTCGGCAGGGCCGAGTTTCGACCTGATCGGGGAGGTGGCGTACCCGTTGTCGGTGCATACGATCGCGGGCCTGCTCGGCGTACAACCGTCGCGGTGGCCGGATTTCGTCCGGTGGACCGAGGCCATCACGTCGTTCTTCGGCACGTCCACGGTGGACGAGGCCCGCCAGACCGCCTTCGGCGAGGCGCTGACGGAAATGGGTGACTACTTCCGCGAGGAGTTCGAGCGCCCGTCAGGAATCATCGCGACCCTGATGACGTCGGATCTCACCGAGTACGAGCTGATCGACTTCTGCGCGCTGCTGCTGATCAACGGCCACGAGACGACCAAGACCTTGCTCGTGAACGCCGTCCTTTGCCTTGTCTCCCAAGCGAAGCCGTCCGACATCGGGTTGGCCGGCGAGGAGGTTCTGCGCTACTTGCCGCCCACGGGCGGAACGGACCGGTTCGTCACCCGGCCCACCACTCTCGGCGGTCGGGAACTCCGCGCTGGCGAGAGAGTCGTCGCGATGATCACGGCGGCCAACCGTGATCCCGAGGTCTTCGCCGATCCGCAGACGTTCGACCCGGACCGGAAACCCAACCCTCACCTGTCTTTCGGGCACGGCATCCACTTCTGCCTTGGCGCTCACCTCGCCCGTATGGAGGTTCGCATCGCCCTCGCGGCTCTGCTGCGGCGCTCTTGGCGGATCACCGACCTGGACACGCACCGTACCCCGGTCGGCATCGACATTCTGAAAGCAACTTTGACGATCACGTCGTGA
- a CDS encoding DUF1048 domain-containing protein: MGIQDLIEGKKQWRAHVARVKALPPDYRIVYQEMQKYLFKVGPVDLIDGPLLPGIVDFFEEGAASGKGVLALIGDDVAAFCDDLIKDSPTYADIYQESIGAAEK, translated from the coding sequence GTGGGCATCCAGGACCTCATCGAGGGCAAGAAGCAGTGGCGCGCCCATGTGGCGCGGGTCAAGGCGCTCCCGCCGGATTATCGGATCGTCTACCAGGAGATGCAGAAGTATCTTTTCAAGGTGGGGCCGGTCGATCTGATCGACGGGCCGCTGCTTCCCGGGATCGTGGACTTCTTCGAGGAGGGTGCCGCGTCCGGCAAGGGAGTGTTGGCGCTCATCGGAGATGATGTCGCCGCCTTCTGCGACGACCTGATCAAGGACTCGCCCACCTACGCGGACATCTATCAGGAGTCCATCGGTGCGGCCGAGAAGTAA
- a CDS encoding ABC transporter permease, with the protein MNKHFFGDTTVLVGRSMKHVTRSIDTIVTTAMMPVAMMLMFVYVFGGAINTGSDSYVNYLLPGILLITVASGVAYTALRLFTDMKSGIFERFQSLPIARSGVLWAHVLTSLVANLISLVIVVGVALLLGFRSGAGLPTWLAAAGILLLFTLALTWLAVIPGLSAKSVDGASAFSYPLIFLPFLSSAFVPTGTMPGPVRAFAEHQPVTSIVNALRALFARQPVGTEIWIALAWCAGLLVFAYFFATITYRRKIS; encoded by the coding sequence ATGAACAAGCACTTCTTCGGTGACACCACCGTCCTGGTGGGACGATCGATGAAACACGTCACCCGCAGCATCGACACCATCGTCACGACCGCGATGATGCCGGTCGCCATGATGCTCATGTTCGTCTACGTGTTCGGTGGCGCGATCAACACCGGGTCGGATTCGTATGTGAACTACCTGCTGCCCGGGATCCTGCTGATCACGGTCGCGTCAGGCGTCGCCTACACCGCGCTCCGGCTCTTCACCGACATGAAAAGCGGGATCTTCGAACGCTTCCAATCCTTGCCGATCGCCCGCTCGGGCGTGCTGTGGGCGCACGTGCTGACCTCGCTCGTCGCCAACCTGATCTCGCTCGTGATCGTCGTGGGCGTCGCCCTGCTTCTCGGCTTCCGTTCAGGAGCGGGACTGCCGACCTGGCTCGCGGCCGCCGGCATCCTGCTCCTGTTCACCCTGGCGCTGACGTGGCTGGCCGTCATCCCCGGTCTCTCCGCGAAATCCGTGGACGGCGCGAGCGCGTTCTCCTACCCGCTCATCTTCCTGCCGTTCCTCAGCTCGGCGTTCGTGCCCACCGGCACCATGCCCGGCCCGGTGCGCGCCTTCGCCGAACACCAGCCGGTGACGTCGATCGTGAACGCCCTCCGCGCCCTGTTCGCCCGGCAGCCGGTCGGCACCGAGATCTGGATCGCCCTCGCCTGGTGCGCCGGTCTGCTGGTCTTCGCGTACTTCTTCGCCACGATCACCTACCGTCGCAAGATCTCCTGA
- a CDS encoding DUF1048 domain-containing protein, with product MNFWETITGSDLTREWKAFESRVEELPPDHRAAWEKITGHLSVYSDFSGRNLMPILDGALGLLEETAADGQSVHDVLGDDIEGFCAALAGGERRRGYRDRWREQLNRNVARKLNQLGG from the coding sequence ATGAACTTCTGGGAGACCATCACGGGGAGCGATCTCACCAGGGAATGGAAGGCTTTCGAATCCCGGGTCGAGGAATTGCCTCCCGATCACCGAGCGGCGTGGGAAAAGATCACGGGGCATCTTTCGGTGTATTCGGACTTCAGCGGCCGGAATCTGATGCCGATTCTCGACGGCGCTCTGGGCCTGCTCGAGGAAACCGCCGCGGATGGACAGAGCGTGCACGACGTGCTGGGCGATGACATCGAGGGCTTCTGCGCGGCGCTGGCCGGAGGGGAGCGCCGGCGCGGCTATCGCGACCGTTGGCGCGAGCAGTTGAACAGGAATGTCGCCAGGAAACTGAACCAGCTGGGAGGCTGA
- a CDS encoding ABC transporter ATP-binding protein has protein sequence METRDQAIQVRGLEKSYKTLHVLRGVDFDVARGSIFALLGSNGAGKTTVVRILSTLLKADAGTASVAGFDVATQAAGVREVISLTGQFAAVDEILSGRENLVLVARLRHLKQPGRIADDLLERFSLSDAAARKVSTYSGGMRRRLDIAMSLIGNPPVIFLDEPTTGLDPEARIEVWEAVKELAARGTTVLLTTQYLDEAEQLADRIAILHKGRIIVNGTLAELKRLLPPAEVEYVEKQPSLEDVFLAIVGADK, from the coding sequence ATGGAGACGCGGGATCAGGCGATCCAGGTGCGAGGCCTGGAGAAATCGTACAAGACACTGCACGTGCTGCGCGGCGTGGACTTCGATGTGGCGAGGGGGAGCATCTTCGCCCTCCTCGGCTCCAACGGGGCGGGCAAGACCACAGTGGTGCGAATCTTGTCCACACTGCTCAAGGCGGACGCGGGAACGGCGAGTGTCGCCGGCTTCGACGTCGCCACGCAGGCGGCGGGCGTCCGGGAGGTCATCAGCCTCACCGGGCAGTTCGCCGCCGTCGACGAGATCCTCAGCGGCCGCGAGAATCTCGTTCTGGTCGCCCGGCTGCGGCATCTGAAACAGCCGGGCAGGATCGCGGACGACTTGCTGGAGCGGTTCTCCCTGAGCGACGCGGCCGCGCGGAAGGTTTCGACCTACTCGGGTGGTATGCGCCGCCGCCTGGACATCGCCATGAGCCTCATCGGGAACCCGCCGGTGATCTTCCTGGACGAGCCGACCACCGGGCTCGATCCCGAGGCGCGTATCGAGGTGTGGGAAGCGGTGAAGGAACTCGCCGCGCGAGGCACGACGGTGCTGCTGACGACACAGTACCTGGACGAGGCGGAACAGCTCGCCGACCGGATCGCGATCCTCCACAAAGGACGGATCATCGTGAACGGCACCCTCGCCGAACTCAAACGGCTGCTGCCGCCCGCCGAGGTCGAATACGTCGAGAAACAGCCGTCCCTCGAGGACGTCTTCCTGGCCATCGTCGGCGCGGACAAGTAG
- a CDS encoding helix-turn-helix transcriptional regulator, whose product MSSTSDFAPPVDLADRVSQVWRRSGELPPALPQPSVDLLVFGDGSLWLSGPETEARTGSLTEPLTGLRLRPGTCASVLGIAADEVPLTGMSFPGKGLDAALRALRAPARPADRAVSQVLQAMRAAPGAPVSHHAAAVGLSERQLRRRFLVAVGLSPKAYTRVVRLHRAMALARSSSAPDWSEIAVRSGFYDQPHMIAEFRRAVGSSCVRFFQAAAVGG is encoded by the coding sequence ATGAGTTCGACCAGCGACTTCGCTCCGCCCGTCGATCTGGCTGACCGTGTCAGCCAGGTGTGGCGCCGCAGCGGGGAACTGCCGCCCGCGTTGCCGCAGCCGTCCGTGGACCTGTTGGTGTTCGGAGACGGTTCGTTGTGGTTGAGCGGGCCGGAGACGGAAGCCAGAACCGGGAGTCTGACCGAGCCGTTGACGGGGCTGCGGCTGCGACCGGGGACGTGCGCCTCGGTGTTGGGGATCGCCGCGGACGAGGTGCCCTTGACGGGGATGTCGTTTCCCGGCAAGGGGCTCGATGCCGCATTGCGGGCGTTGCGGGCACCGGCCCGTCCAGCCGATCGGGCGGTCAGTCAGGTGCTCCAGGCCATGCGCGCGGCCCCTGGGGCGCCGGTGTCCCACCACGCGGCCGCGGTCGGGTTGTCCGAGCGGCAGTTGCGACGGCGGTTCCTGGTGGCGGTCGGGTTGAGCCCCAAGGCTTACACGCGAGTGGTGCGGTTGCACCGGGCGATGGCGTTGGCGCGGTCGTCTTCGGCACCGGACTGGTCGGAAATCGCTGTCCGCAGTGGGTTCTACGACCAGCCGCACATGATCGCGGAGTTCCGGCGCGCGGTCGGGTCATCGTGTGTCCGTTTCTTCCAAGCGGCGGCCGTGGGCGGGTAG